The DNA segment GCAGGTTTATTGTTTCTGGTATGTGCAATCTTTAAAGATATCCGAGTATACAAAGCAAACAAGTAATTAATCTTGTTCGGTAATAGCTATTGCTGAATTTTTTGCAAATACCATAAAGACGAAAAATGTTAGCAATGTAGTACTCGATAGTACATAGAATAAACCATTATACGAGTTTGTTTGATCGAGTATTTTTCCGACTAAAGTGATAATAAAAATACTTGCTAATGAGGCAACTCCAGCAACAAAACCATAAATAACATCAGCGTGTTTAGGAAACAATTCAGCGGCCAGTGGCACATAACCGGTAATACAAATACCAAGTCCGCTAAAAACCACCACGATTAACGCAATTGCCAAAGTAAGAGATGGCGTTAATGTTAATAAGTAAAACCCAGTGAAAATTAACAACATGCCGGTGCACGTCACCAACTTTCGAATAATAAGGCTCGCCATTCCTGAATGTAATAACCTATCGGCTACCAGACCAGTAACAGGAGCAATAACAGAGAGAACCAACCAAGGTAAAATAGAATACAAACCTGCCGTTGAAATTGATAAATCAAATGTATCTACAAAATAACTTGGTAACCAACTGGCTAACGCAAATGCTATAGTCCCCATCACCATGCCAATCAGGTATAAAACCAAAACAGAGGGATGAAAAAGTAATGCCTTAAAGGGTATGCTGCGTTTTTTATTTTCAGATTCAATTGACGAAACATCTTGCTGAATTTTTTGCTGCTTGTTCGGCACTAATTTAAACCAAAAATACGCCCAAATTAAGCCTAGAACACCAAAGATATAAAATACGGACTGCCAACCAAACCACATAATTAATGTGCCGGTGATCAATAATGAGAACACACTGCCGAATGCGGTAGACATATTCATTAAACCATAAGATCTTGATAGTTCGTCTTTTTTCATCCAATCATTTAGTAAACGGTAGGAACATGGAAATGCGGCGCCCTCCCCTAGTCCAAGTAAAATACGGGCTACAATCAATGCCGAAAAAGAAATACTCGCCGCTAACGGCGTGATCAGCGTAAACAATGACCAAAGCATAACGGCAATAGAAAATATTAAATAGGCGCCGAACCGGTTAGATAATAAACCACCAACAATCTGCATGACTAAATAGCCAATAAAAAAGCTTGATAACACGAAGCCTTTTTCAGTATCGGTCCAATTAAATACTTGCTGCATTTCAATGGCTGCTACCGACACCATGACCCTATCGATGTAACAAATGAACAGTGCGATCAGCACTAAAGACAACACAGAATAGCGTTTATGCCACTGCTTGCTTTGAAAAAAAATTCTTAACAACCTATATACCTTAATCGTTCTATAAATAAGAAAGTTCAATTAATAGAATAGCTTATATTTTTGAAATAAAAGGAAAGATGAAAAAAAAGGTCAGTTCCCTTTACACCAAAGTTGGCATAAAGGGAACTGACCCCTTTTAGAAGGTATAAGTTAAGTTATTTACTTAACACAGTTAATGCTAGTGCTGCTACATCGGTGCCTATAAAGCCACCACCGTTTTCAGCCAGTGCCAATTTTGCTCCTTTAACTTGCCTATCGCCTGCTTCACCACGCAGCTGCCAAACAAGTTCGGTAATTTGTGATGTACCGGTAGCGCCAATTGGGTGGCCTTTACGCATTAAGCCACCAGAAGTATTCACTGGGATCTTGCCGCCAAGCTTGGTATGACCTTCTTCAATTAGCTTACCACCTTCGCCTTGTGGACAAAGACCTAGGTATTCGTAATACATAATTTCAGAAATAGCTGAGGCATCATGCAGTTCAACAACATCTAAGTCAGTTGGTGAAATACCGGTAGTGTTATAGATTTTTTCAGCGCCTACTTTAGGGCATTCCAAACCTGAATCAGCAGCGTAATCGTAACCACTTGAAAGCTCTGATGCTTCTACTTTCACCATTCGGCTCATGCCTAGTTCTTTGGCTTTCTTCTCACTCACAATAATGGTTGCAGAGGCACCATCACCTATTGGTGAGCACATTGGCAGTGTTAATGGGTAAACCACTTCGCGAGAATTTAATACATCGTCAACGGTGATCACATTTCGATATTGTGCATATGGGTTCATGCTGCCGTGATAAGAGTTTTTCGCTGACACCGCCGCAAGTTGTTCACGAGTAGTACCATATTTTTGCATATGATCCAGCGCCCAAGAAACATAGATATCAATAAATACACTGCGGTTAGTGCCTGCACCTTCATCAACAGGCATGCCTAAAGCCTTCAGCTTTTCACCGACTTGGGCAAGCATCTCATCGTTTTTCTCAATATCAATACCGCCAGAGAATACGCCAAAGGTTTTCAATTTATCTTTATGGAATAACTTTTCAACACCAAAAGCTAAAACGATATCGTAAGCGCCCATTGTTACCATAGAGCAAGCTTGTTGAAAGGCTGTAGCAGAGGATGCACAAGCATTTTCAATGTTTATAACCGGAATTTTTCCTATGCCCATATCGCGCAAAATTACTTGCCCCGGCACACAGGTTTGGCCTTGTAATACACCAGCACCAACATTGCCACAATAGGCTGCGTTAAGCTCTTCTTTACTTATACCTGCATCTTCTAACGCGATATTTATTGCTTCGCTGGCAAGTGACTTTAACGAACGATCCAGATGCTTACCGAACTTAGTCATGCCAACACCGGCTATATATGCATTTTGTTTCATGTTTATTCCTAATTAACGGCGCGGTCTTTACCTGACCAGTACGTCTTACGAAGTTCTGCTTTCATCACTTTGCCATTTGGTGAACGTGGTAAATCATCAATAAAGTCAACTGTTTTAGGGGCTTTAACAGAGCCTAGTTTTGCTTTAACAGCTGCAATAACGTCTTCATCTGTTGTTGTTTGGCCAGGCTTTAATTGCACAACAGCTTTTACTGATTCACCCCATTTTTCATCAGGAACACCAATTACTGAACATTCTTGTACAGCTGGATTTTCAGAGATCACTTGCTCA comes from the Thalassotalea nanhaiensis genome and includes:
- a CDS encoding MFS transporter, yielding MLRIFFQSKQWHKRYSVLSLVLIALFICYIDRVMVSVAAIEMQQVFNWTDTEKGFVLSSFFIGYLVMQIVGGLLSNRFGAYLIFSIAVMLWSLFTLITPLAASISFSALIVARILLGLGEGAAFPCSYRLLNDWMKKDELSRSYGLMNMSTAFGSVFSLLITGTLIMWFGWQSVFYIFGVLGLIWAYFWFKLVPNKQQKIQQDVSSIESENKKRSIPFKALLFHPSVLVLYLIGMVMGTIAFALASWLPSYFVDTFDLSISTAGLYSILPWLVLSVIAPVTGLVADRLLHSGMASLIIRKLVTCTGMLLIFTGFYLLTLTPSLTLAIALIVVVFSGLGICITGYVPLAAELFPKHADVIYGFVAGVASLASIFIITLVGKILDQTNSYNGLFYVLSSTTLLTFFVFMVFAKNSAIAITEQD
- a CDS encoding thiolase family protein, with product MKQNAYIAGVGMTKFGKHLDRSLKSLASEAINIALEDAGISKEELNAAYCGNVGAGVLQGQTCVPGQVILRDMGIGKIPVINIENACASSATAFQQACSMVTMGAYDIVLAFGVEKLFHKDKLKTFGVFSGGIDIEKNDEMLAQVGEKLKALGMPVDEGAGTNRSVFIDIYVSWALDHMQKYGTTREQLAAVSAKNSYHGSMNPYAQYRNVITVDDVLNSREVVYPLTLPMCSPIGDGASATIIVSEKKAKELGMSRMVKVEASELSSGYDYAADSGLECPKVGAEKIYNTTGISPTDLDVVELHDASAISEIMYYEYLGLCPQGEGGKLIEEGHTKLGGKIPVNTSGGLMRKGHPIGATGTSQITELVWQLRGEAGDRQVKGAKLALAENGGGFIGTDVAALALTVLSK